The following is a genomic window from Actinomycetota bacterium.
ACTACGAGACGCGGCTGGCGGCGCTGGTCGAGTCTCCTGCCGCCTACGCCACGGACGCGGAGGCATGGCGCACCGCTTCCCGGAGCACGATCGAACGGCACCTGCAGAGGAGTGCCGACGAGCCGGGCTCGCCAATCCTGGGAGCCTGGGAACAGGACGACCTCATCGGGCTGGTCGGGATCAGCCGCGAGCAGCGGCCGTCGGTGGCGCACAAGGCGGGGCTGTGGGGGTGGCACGTGCGTCCTGAGTTTCGCCACCAGGGCGTGGGCCGGTCACTGGTGACCGCCGCGATCTCGGCGGCGAGAACCGCAGAGGGCCTGCGGCAGCTGCGCGCCGTGGTGCCGGCCTCCGGCGCCGCAGCCCTGTCGCTGCTGGAGAGCGAGGGCTTCAAGCGCTTCGGCCTCGAACCCGACGCCCGACGCATGGACACCGGCTTCGTGGACCAGGTG
Proteins encoded in this region:
- a CDS encoding N-acetyltransferase is translated as MREVRRLVPSDFDQYYETRLAALVESPAAYATDAEAWRTASRSTIERHLQRSADEPGSPILGAWEQDDLIGLVGISREQRPSVAHKAGLWGWHVRPEFRHQGVGRSLVTAAISAARTAEGLRQLRAVVPASGAAALSLLESEGFKRFGLEPDARRMDTGFVDQVYLWYLLEADRV